The following proteins are encoded in a genomic region of Arthrobacter jiangjiafuii:
- a CDS encoding pyruvate carboxylase: MFSKILVANRGEIAIRAFRAAYELGAKTVAVFPYEDRNSIHRQKADEAYLIGDEGHPVRAYLDVEEIIRVAKESGCDAIYPGYGFLSENPQLARAAKEAGITFVGPAADILELAGHKVHALNAAREAGIPVLRSTQPSSDPEKLLAEAEDIGFPIFVKAVAGGGGRGMRRVDTAKDLPESLNAAMREADTAFGDSTVFLEQAVLRPRHIEVQILADGEGNIIHLFERDCSLQRRHQKVIEIAPAPNLDEGIRQALYRDAVKFAKALKYENAGTVEFLVDTVGERAGQHVFIEMNPRIQVEHTVTEEITDVDLVQSQLRIAAGETLEDLGLRQDELQVRGAALQCRITTEDPANGFRPDVGKISGYRSAGGAGVRLDGGTVYAGAEISPHFDSMLVKLTCRGRTYPAAVNRARRALAEFRIRGVSSNISFLQAVLDDPDFIAGDVATSFIEERPELLSARGSADRGSRLLNWLADTTVNKPNGELPVHINPADKLPAELPEVRPGSRQRLQELGPERFAAELRAQQALAVTDTTFRDAHQSLLATRVRTRDLLVAAPAVAALTPQLLSVEAWGGATYDVALRFLGEDPWERLASLRKALPNICIQMLLRGRNTVGYTPYPTEVAEAFVQEAADTGVDIFRIFDALNDVAQMEPAIRAVRATGTAVAEVALCYTGDMLNPNETLYTLDYYLDLAQKMVDAGAHILAIKDMAGLLRPAAAAKLVAALRERFDLPVHLHTHDTAGGQLATLLAAAEAGVDAVDVASASMAGTTSQPSASSLVASLAHTERDTGLDLAGVSALEPYWEAVRRVYAPFESGLAGPTGRVYQHEIPGGQLSNLRQQAIALGLGERFEAIEDMYTAADRILGRLVKVTPSSKVVGDLALALVGTNVSPGDFEENPQNYDIPDSVIGFLSGELGNPPGGWPEPFRTKALQGRTIKVRDAELTEVDRAGLAGDSAMRRETLNRLLFPGPAKEFATVRETYGDVSVLDTRDYLYGLQRGVEHVVELEKGVRLIATLEAVGEPDERGMRSVMTTLNGQMRPVLVRDRSVQSEVKVAEQADPANPGHVAAPFAGAVTVTVKAGEEVAAGETVATIEAMKMEASITAPVAGTVSRLAISAVEQVQGGDLLVVIEPSES; this comes from the coding sequence ATGTTCTCGAAGATATTGGTAGCCAACCGCGGTGAAATCGCTATCCGCGCCTTCCGGGCAGCGTACGAGCTCGGCGCCAAGACCGTGGCCGTATTTCCCTATGAGGACCGGAACTCCATTCACCGGCAGAAGGCCGATGAAGCCTATCTAATCGGAGACGAAGGCCACCCCGTCCGCGCATACCTGGACGTGGAGGAAATTATCCGCGTGGCAAAGGAGTCCGGCTGTGACGCGATTTATCCCGGATACGGTTTCCTGTCCGAGAACCCGCAGCTGGCCAGGGCGGCCAAGGAAGCCGGCATCACCTTCGTGGGCCCTGCAGCCGACATCCTGGAGCTCGCCGGGCACAAGGTCCACGCCCTGAACGCGGCACGCGAGGCCGGAATTCCGGTCCTGCGCTCCACCCAGCCCAGCTCGGATCCCGAGAAGCTCCTGGCCGAGGCAGAAGACATCGGCTTCCCCATCTTTGTTAAGGCGGTGGCAGGCGGCGGAGGCCGCGGCATGCGGCGGGTCGACACCGCCAAGGACCTGCCGGAATCACTCAACGCCGCCATGCGTGAGGCCGACACCGCGTTCGGCGACTCCACCGTGTTCCTGGAACAGGCGGTCCTGCGGCCGCGGCATATCGAGGTGCAGATCCTGGCCGACGGCGAGGGCAACATCATCCACCTGTTCGAGCGTGACTGCTCGCTGCAGCGCCGGCACCAGAAGGTCATCGAAATCGCACCGGCACCAAACCTGGACGAAGGCATCCGCCAGGCCCTCTACCGCGATGCGGTCAAGTTCGCCAAGGCGTTGAAATACGAGAACGCCGGCACGGTGGAGTTCCTCGTGGACACCGTCGGTGAACGCGCCGGCCAGCACGTGTTCATCGAAATGAATCCGCGCATCCAGGTGGAGCACACCGTCACCGAGGAAATCACCGACGTCGACCTCGTGCAGTCGCAGCTGCGGATCGCAGCCGGTGAAACCCTGGAGGATCTGGGGCTGCGCCAGGACGAACTGCAAGTGCGCGGTGCGGCCCTGCAGTGCCGGATCACCACCGAGGATCCGGCCAACGGGTTCCGGCCCGACGTCGGCAAGATCAGCGGCTACCGCTCCGCCGGAGGTGCCGGGGTCCGGCTCGACGGCGGAACGGTCTACGCCGGAGCCGAAATCAGCCCGCATTTCGATTCCATGCTCGTGAAGCTGACCTGCCGCGGCCGGACCTATCCGGCGGCGGTGAACCGCGCCCGGCGCGCGCTGGCTGAATTCCGCATCCGCGGGGTTTCCTCCAATATTTCCTTCCTGCAGGCCGTGCTGGATGACCCGGATTTCATTGCCGGCGATGTAGCCACCTCCTTCATCGAGGAGCGCCCCGAACTGCTCAGCGCCCGCGGCTCGGCGGACCGCGGTTCCCGCCTGCTGAACTGGCTTGCGGACACCACTGTTAACAAGCCGAACGGGGAGCTGCCGGTCCACATCAATCCCGCCGACAAGCTGCCCGCCGAGCTGCCCGAGGTCCGGCCCGGCTCGCGCCAGCGGCTGCAGGAACTGGGGCCGGAACGGTTCGCCGCCGAGCTGCGGGCGCAGCAGGCACTGGCCGTCACCGACACCACCTTCCGGGACGCGCACCAGTCGCTGCTGGCGACCCGGGTCCGCACCCGCGACCTGCTCGTGGCAGCCCCTGCGGTGGCTGCGCTGACCCCGCAGCTGCTCTCGGTCGAGGCCTGGGGCGGGGCAACCTACGACGTGGCGCTGCGCTTCCTGGGCGAGGACCCCTGGGAGCGGCTGGCGTCGCTGCGGAAGGCGCTGCCGAACATCTGCATCCAGATGCTCCTGCGTGGCCGCAACACCGTGGGCTACACGCCCTACCCCACAGAGGTGGCCGAAGCCTTTGTGCAGGAGGCAGCCGACACCGGCGTCGACATCTTCCGGATCTTCGACGCGCTGAACGACGTGGCACAAATGGAACCCGCCATCCGCGCGGTGCGGGCCACCGGCACAGCGGTCGCCGAGGTGGCCCTGTGCTATACGGGGGACATGCTGAACCCGAACGAGACGCTCTACACGCTGGACTACTACCTGGACCTGGCCCAAAAGATGGTCGACGCCGGCGCGCACATCCTGGCCATCAAGGACATGGCCGGGCTGCTGCGCCCCGCTGCCGCCGCGAAACTGGTGGCAGCGCTGCGGGAGCGCTTCGACCTGCCCGTGCACCTGCACACCCACGACACCGCAGGCGGCCAGCTGGCCACCCTGCTGGCCGCCGCCGAGGCCGGGGTCGACGCCGTCGACGTGGCCAGTGCCTCGATGGCGGGCACCACCAGCCAGCCCTCGGCGTCGTCGCTGGTGGCCTCGCTGGCCCACACCGAGCGGGACACCGGCCTGGACCTGGCTGGCGTCAGCGCCCTGGAACCGTACTGGGAGGCCGTGCGGCGGGTCTATGCTCCGTTCGAGTCCGGCCTCGCCGGACCCACCGGCCGGGTCTACCAGCACGAAATCCCCGGCGGCCAGCTCTCCAACCTCCGCCAGCAGGCCATCGCGCTGGGCCTGGGGGAGCGGTTCGAAGCAATCGAGGACATGTACACGGCAGCGGACCGGATCCTGGGCCGGCTGGTGAAGGTCACGCCGTCCTCCAAGGTCGTCGGCGACCTTGCCCTGGCGCTGGTGGGCACCAACGTCTCACCCGGGGACTTTGAGGAAAACCCGCAGAACTACGACATCCCCGACTCGGTCATCGGCTTCCTCAGCGGTGAACTCGGAAACCCGCCCGGCGGCTGGCCCGAACCCTTCCGGACCAAGGCCTTGCAGGGCCGCACCATCAAGGTGCGTGACGCCGAGCTCACCGAGGTGGACCGCGCCGGGCTGGCAGGGGACTCAGCCATGCGCCGGGAGACACTGAACCGGCTGCTGTTCCCCGGCCCGGCCAAGGAATTCGCCACCGTCCGGGAGACCTACGGCGACGTGTCAGTGCTGGATACCCGCGACTACCTCTACGGGCTCCAGCGCGGGGTTGAACATGTCGTGGAACTGGAAAAGGGCGTGCGCCTGATCGCCACCCTTGAAGCCGTGGGGGAGCCGGACGAAAGAGGCATGCGCTCGGTAATGACCACGCTGAACGGCCAGATGCGGCCGGTCCTGGTCCGTGACCGCAGCGTGCAGTCCGAGGTCAAGGTGGCCGAGCAGGCCGACCCCGCCAATCCCGGCCACGTGGCGGCGCCCTTCGCCGGTGCCGTAACCGTAACGGTGAAGGCGGGCGAGGAGGTGGCCGCCGGCGAAACCGTCGCCACGATCGAAGCCATGAAGATGGAGGCCTCCATCACGGCTCCCGTTGCCGGGACCGTGTCCCGGCTGGCGATCTCCGCCGTCGAACAGGTGCAGGGCGGGGACCTGCTGGTGGTTATCGAACCGTCCGAAAGCTAA